The following are encoded in a window of Clostridium thermarum genomic DNA:
- a CDS encoding ABC transporter permease, translating into MNNLTIEQMEGKVKTKKKKLSAFQKMKRSYQLYLLILPTFIYFIIFKYVPMYGVLMAFKDFVPSKGIMGSPWVGLKHFERFFNSFQFEALIKNTVGLSVYQLIITFPIPIIIALMLNQLAKEKVKKFIQTTIYAPYFISTVVLVGMMQIFLSPSSGFINNIIQAFGGEPIYFFASPKWFRPLYILSSVWQGTGWATVIYIAALSGVDPQLHEAAIVDGASKFKRILTVDVPAIMPVIVIQLILSLGNVMNVGFEKAYLMQTDLNLDTSEIIGTYIYKVGLQQSQYSFSTAVNLFLAVINVILLVSVNKIVKKFSESSLW; encoded by the coding sequence GTGAATAATTTGACCATCGAACAGATGGAAGGAAAAGTTAAGACAAAGAAGAAAAAACTAAGTGCTTTTCAAAAGATGAAGAGGAGTTATCAGCTGTACTTATTAATATTACCGACGTTTATCTACTTCATAATATTTAAGTACGTTCCCATGTATGGAGTCCTAATGGCCTTTAAGGATTTCGTTCCTTCTAAAGGTATCATGGGAAGCCCATGGGTGGGACTAAAACATTTTGAACGTTTCTTCAATTCCTTCCAATTTGAAGCACTTATCAAAAATACTGTTGGGTTAAGCGTATATCAATTGATAATTACTTTTCCAATACCGATTATTATAGCTCTTATGCTAAATCAGCTGGCTAAGGAAAAAGTAAAGAAGTTCATACAAACTACAATATATGCACCTTATTTTATCTCTACAGTAGTACTTGTAGGTATGATGCAAATATTTCTGTCTCCATCTAGTGGATTTATAAATAACATTATTCAAGCTTTTGGTGGAGAACCAATTTATTTCTTTGCTTCTCCGAAGTGGTTCCGGCCATTATATATATTATCCAGTGTATGGCAGGGAACCGGTTGGGCAACAGTAATTTATATTGCTGCATTATCCGGAGTAGACCCACAGCTTCATGAAGCTGCCATTGTTGATGGTGCAAGTAAGTTTAAACGTATTTTAACTGTAGATGTACCAGCAATAATGCCGGTTATTGTAATACAGTTGATATTATCACTAGGAAATGTGATGAATGTAGGATTTGAAAAGGCATATTTGATGCAGACGGATTTGAACCTTGATACTTCAGAAATAATTGGCACCTATATATATAAAGTCGGCCTTCAGCAATCTCAGTACTCATTCTCTACAGCAGTTAACCTGTTTCTGGCAGTAATAAATGTTATATTACTTGTATCAGTTAATAAAATAGTTAAAAAGTTCAGCGAATCAAGTCTATGGTAA
- a CDS encoding DDE-type integrase/transposase/recombinase — translation MVNILFVKKFSYRYDEPVRKEYRKLVVDKPPIFETPEKLDYKQLLEEYKTNHGKELSPVKPRKGKVPVSKDIVCVVCGAPHNYIYDNNGGKGQYQCKICKNPFTPNKQLKSVILKCPHCGKTLEKIKERNGFDIYKCKNNHCSYYQDKLSSMSKQEKQEYKSNAEKFKLRYIYRAFKFDFKPLSKESKKEFRVNLSRLRVTPHTLGLILTYHVNYGLSARKTAALMKDIHGLDISHQTVLNYCDWVSLAVKPLVDNYPYELSDSFCGDETYIRVKGKWHYIFFFFDAVKKIILSYRVFPNRDTLTAIKAIDDVLIKLKSIPTNLNLVTDGNPIYLLAQHFFASQGIHFDVTQVIGLTNDDPISKEFRPLKQIIERLNRTFKGNYKPTCGFSSEDGSVAFVTLFVAYFNFLRPHSSLEGNVPVVIDELSKLPHMPSRWAKLIELGQNYTSSMVS, via the coding sequence TTGGTAAACATATTGTTTGTTAAGAAGTTCAGCTACAGGTACGATGAACCGGTTAGAAAGGAATATCGTAAGCTTGTAGTGGACAAACCTCCTATATTTGAAACTCCAGAGAAGCTTGATTATAAACAGCTTCTTGAAGAATATAAAACTAATCACGGAAAGGAACTATCACCGGTAAAACCAAGAAAGGGCAAAGTTCCTGTGTCAAAGGATATAGTGTGCGTAGTATGTGGTGCTCCGCACAATTACATATATGACAATAATGGTGGTAAGGGTCAATATCAATGCAAGATATGCAAGAATCCCTTTACACCCAATAAACAGCTTAAAAGTGTCATACTAAAATGCCCGCACTGTGGAAAAACCCTTGAAAAAATCAAAGAAAGAAATGGCTTTGATATATATAAGTGCAAGAATAACCACTGCTCTTACTATCAGGATAAGTTATCTTCTATGAGTAAACAAGAGAAACAAGAGTATAAGAGCAATGCTGAGAAATTCAAGCTAAGGTACATATATAGAGCCTTTAAGTTTGACTTTAAGCCCTTAAGCAAAGAGAGCAAGAAGGAATTTAGAGTAAATCTATCCCGACTTAGAGTTACTCCTCACACTTTAGGTCTAATACTGACTTACCATGTTAACTATGGCCTATCGGCCAGGAAAACTGCAGCTTTGATGAAAGATATCCATGGACTAGATATATCTCATCAGACAGTATTAAACTACTGCGATTGGGTATCCTTAGCCGTTAAACCTTTGGTAGATAACTATCCCTACGAGCTTTCAGACAGCTTCTGTGGAGATGAAACCTACATCAGAGTTAAAGGCAAATGGCACTATATTTTCTTTTTCTTTGATGCGGTAAAGAAAATAATATTATCTTACCGAGTTTTTCCAAACAGAGATACTTTGACAGCGATAAAAGCTATTGATGACGTTCTTATCAAACTTAAGAGCATACCAACAAATCTTAACTTAGTTACAGATGGAAACCCAATCTATCTGCTGGCGCAGCATTTCTTTGCTAGTCAAGGTATTCATTTTGATGTAACACAGGTTATAGGTCTGACTAATGACGACCCTATTTCAAAGGAATTCCGTCCATTAAAGCAGATTATTGAGCGTCTCAACCGAACTTTTAAAGGGAACTATAAGCCCACCTGTGGCTTTAGTTCTGAAGATGGCTCTGTAGCTTTTGTGACACTGTTTGTGGCTTATTTTAACTTCTTAAGACCCCATAGTTCTCTTGAGGGCAATGTACCGGTAGTCATCGATGAACTCAGTAAACTACCACATATGCCGTCCCGTTGGGCAAAGCTGATAGAACTAGGTCAGAACTATACTAGTTCTATGGTAAGTTAA
- a CDS encoding LacI family DNA-binding transcriptional regulator: MTASMKDVAERAEVSTATVSHVINNTRYVSEEIRQRVLQAMKELNYRPNSIARSLRSQKSNTIALIVPILVEDTSSFFFMSVAQGIENTLKKHGYNLILSNSNENLETEKEQIRTLNSQLIDGLIIAPTAEEHSYLNEVLNGAYPVVFIDRRPRGIEGDCVLSDGYRGTYDAITKLIDKGHKKIGFITGPLGITTSDERFEGYKRAIIDNGLQMEFSLIKETEATYKNGYELAKKLVTEEKVTAIFAANNVMTIGTLKLLQDMDIKIPEQVSVIGFDDYDWTRITTPPLSVVKQFPFDLGTKAAEVLLSRISNRDNQYKEYRLPTELVLRKSF; the protein is encoded by the coding sequence ATGACAGCAAGCATGAAAGATGTTGCAGAGAGGGCAGAAGTATCAACGGCTACGGTATCCCATGTTATAAATAACACCAGATACGTGTCAGAAGAAATTAGACAGCGTGTACTTCAAGCCATGAAGGAGCTTAATTATAGGCCTAATTCTATTGCTAGAAGTTTAAGAAGTCAAAAATCAAATACTATAGCCTTAATTGTACCTATCTTAGTAGAGGATACTTCCAGTTTCTTTTTTATGTCTGTGGCGCAAGGTATAGAAAATACCCTTAAAAAGCATGGGTATAACCTGATTCTAAGTAATTCTAACGAGAATCTTGAGACTGAGAAGGAGCAAATAAGAACCTTAAATTCTCAGCTTATTGACGGTTTAATAATAGCACCAACTGCAGAAGAGCATAGCTATTTAAATGAAGTACTAAATGGTGCTTATCCGGTAGTATTTATCGATAGAAGACCTAGAGGTATAGAGGGAGACTGTGTACTATCTGATGGTTATAGAGGAACATATGATGCAATTACAAAGCTTATAGACAAAGGACATAAGAAAATAGGATTTATCACAGGACCACTGGGTATAACTACTAGTGATGAAAGATTTGAAGGCTATAAAAGAGCTATTATAGATAATGGACTTCAGATGGAATTTTCCTTAATAAAGGAAACTGAAGCAACTTATAAGAATGGCTACGAGCTAGCAAAGAAGCTAGTTACAGAAGAAAAGGTTACAGCTATATTTGCTGCAAACAATGTTATGACCATAGGAACCTTGAAGCTTTTACAAGATATGGATATCAAAATTCCTGAGCAGGTCAGTGTTATCGGATTTGATGATTATGATTGGACGAGAATAACAACGCCACCACTGTCTGTTGTGAAGCAGTTTCCATTTGATCTTGGAACCAAGGCAGCAGAAGTGTTACTTAGCAGAATAAGTAATCGAGATAATCAATATAAAGAGTATAGATTGCCAACAGAATTAGTTCTTAGAAAGTCTTTCTAA
- a CDS encoding ABC transporter substrate-binding protein, which translates to MKKRRLSLMLALLVASCLFAAGCKKDPATTPETKGTELTTSNFNEEGLPIVNEKVTLKIVSPKAPLAPNYNEMTLFKNLEETTNVHIEWNNIPEADYQEKKNLLLASGDLPDAFYNAGFSDFDLTKYSEDGTIIPLDDLIDKYMPNVKKLLENNPDIKDFITSPDGKIYSLPHGEEMGSGQEWIAANPYFFFINKNWLDKLGMEVPTTLDELHDVLVAFRDKDPNGNGKKDENPMSFIHMWWCADIGNFFGSFGLGDPNDHLAVIDGKIVYTAAQEQYKEAIAYFHKWVEEGLIDKESFTQTSDPNALFAKGKTPEVTLGSFIWWEETEIVGPDREKDYVLVGPLKGPNGEQKIARMNGSPFSRGSFVITKDNKYPEVTARWIDQHYEPKMTAQMHWGPIGEVYEEKDGKLVNLPLPEGVAMGEFRQKVAPNGVGVVTAEDFETIVDMEERAKVRIERVKTFIPYMEKENIPALFFTPEEVEKKNLIESDLKDYVNKKRAQWLMSGGIEKEWDSYINDLKKIGYEEYVKIIQTAYDRQVSGK; encoded by the coding sequence ATGAAAAAAAGAAGATTATCACTAATGCTAGCCTTGCTAGTAGCATCCTGCTTGTTTGCAGCGGGATGTAAGAAGGATCCTGCAACTACACCTGAGACTAAGGGTACTGAGTTAACAACATCAAATTTTAATGAAGAAGGCTTACCCATAGTCAATGAAAAAGTAACGCTGAAGATAGTATCGCCAAAGGCGCCTCTAGCTCCAAACTATAATGAAATGACATTGTTCAAGAACTTGGAAGAAACCACAAACGTTCATATTGAGTGGAATAACATACCTGAAGCTGATTATCAAGAAAAGAAGAACCTCCTATTGGCCAGCGGTGACCTTCCGGATGCTTTCTATAATGCAGGCTTTTCAGACTTTGACTTAACAAAATACAGCGAAGATGGAACGATAATACCACTAGATGATTTAATAGATAAATACATGCCAAATGTTAAGAAGCTTCTTGAAAATAACCCGGACATAAAAGATTTCATAACTTCACCAGACGGAAAGATATACTCCCTTCCACATGGTGAAGAAATGGGAAGTGGACAAGAGTGGATAGCGGCAAACCCATACTTCTTTTTCATAAATAAAAATTGGTTAGACAAACTAGGTATGGAAGTACCAACAACTTTAGATGAGTTACATGATGTGCTAGTAGCCTTTAGAGATAAGGACCCAAATGGAAACGGCAAGAAAGATGAAAATCCAATGAGCTTCATACACATGTGGTGGTGTGCTGATATAGGAAACTTCTTTGGTTCCTTTGGACTTGGAGATCCTAATGATCACTTAGCTGTAATAGACGGAAAAATAGTTTATACAGCAGCACAGGAACAGTACAAAGAAGCAATAGCATATTTCCATAAATGGGTAGAAGAAGGCCTAATAGACAAAGAATCCTTTACACAAACCAGTGATCCAAATGCATTGTTTGCAAAGGGTAAGACACCGGAAGTGACATTAGGTTCATTTATTTGGTGGGAAGAAACAGAAATAGTAGGGCCGGATAGAGAAAAGGACTATGTACTAGTAGGACCATTAAAGGGACCTAATGGAGAACAAAAGATAGCAAGAATGAATGGATCACCGTTCTCAAGAGGAAGCTTTGTAATTACAAAGGACAATAAGTACCCAGAAGTAACAGCAAGATGGATAGATCAGCATTACGAGCCAAAGATGACTGCACAAATGCACTGGGGACCAATAGGAGAAGTATATGAAGAGAAAGATGGAAAACTAGTGAATCTGCCATTACCGGAAGGAGTAGCAATGGGAGAATTCAGACAGAAGGTAGCACCAAACGGAGTTGGTGTAGTAACAGCGGAAGACTTTGAAACAATAGTAGATATGGAAGAAAGAGCGAAGGTAAGAATAGAGAGAGTAAAGACCTTTATACCATACATGGAAAAGGAAAACATTCCTGCATTATTCTTTACACCTGAAGAAGTAGAAAAGAAGAATCTAATAGAATCAGATCTTAAAGATTACGTAAACAAGAAGAGAGCACAGTGGTTGATGAGTGGTGGAATAGAGAAGGAATGGGATAGCTACATCAATGACCTAAAGAAAATAGGTTATGAAGAATATGTAAAGATCATTCAAACAGCCTACGACAGACAAGTTAGCGGAAAGTAG
- a CDS encoding cell wall-binding repeat-containing protein gives MKVKAKKRFIASLVLSAFVLGVGVPPMTKITAAETGQLNVEDDDINVNSNSVTFPRTIENPGFESGNIDGWTVIEGDAFGPDSVCGDTIWWNERIPYNQEGLYHLNGWKYAEANKGRLRSSTFQLGGTGWITFKLGGGKNNDLCNIQVFDADTNELIAKYGNRKFADINFPHIELGMNLANMVQYRADLSAHIGKNMYIEIVDNAENDWGVMFADDFNVYHETEPRTGAIAFDISKPITNEIENPNFETGDLSGWDVKGNAFGVSDEATYWETRLFNQEGRYHMWGFVNAGDDGQGEMNSSLFKLAGNGTINFLVGGGNDINNLYVTLVRADDDTELPGCKTTGPEDEGYMRVTWDASAYIGEIVYIKIADKRSGGFGHINVDDFHVFNEDSALPDYIENADFETGDLTGWTATGEAFVNAVTSESEIEGVNVGKEGQYHLWPSDNTMVGELKSSEFYLAGSGKIKMLLARNSDSDNLYVALVKALDNTELLKLSNSTDSVEYKEVIMDASQYIGTKVYLKIVDKSTNGFISADDIRAKNFGATAQWSFDEGSGKVAKDTASNTEDQIEYVFNDAKYKPTSDPKWKEGIKNSALLFDGYSTWIIREASKFTKPSNAITIEGWVAPRTYEWGDLGQMSIIVNQHNKGKGEGFALGIGRHGTWSFQLGIDKSWFELWADEDKTIELNKWSYITATYNRDTQIMKLYLNGEVAGERKIPLKGYITPSTEQLIIGRHNQAAVINGTFFANMFDGLMDEVKISYEPTSDQEVAAKYSAYMTELNNKLPEPQMELERSDYDGDMYRPQYHFMPPGNWMNEPHGPIYYNGKYHIFYQANPRGPYWHYINWGHAVSDDMVHWEEQPIAIMPQAGSVAPDGVWSGSSTYDKDGKPVLFFTAGDDSKRPNQSTGIAIADDYTDPNLKSWTMYPELVTVQTENLPGQNPGEVANFGDFRDPFVFKDGDTWYQLVGSGVQKDGVNISGTALVYKSKDLINWEYMGPLFQIDRSKYVQTGTVWELPVLLPLNDAEGNFSGKHIFLINPANFETTVESLKYNVKNVFYWIGTWNKETGRFIADHEEPRLFDYGEHFTGPSGMVDDKGRTIVFSIAQDTRSEQEHFDAGWAHNAGLPLELTYEDDTLKIKPIVEELSSLRGNKLVDFTNKSMAEANALLKDVKGDMLEIYVELEAKDADKYGIKVRRSPDGQEETLLFYDAKAKTYNVDRNKTTLSPDARKGVNGGSLDLNGDTLKLHIYLDRSMIEAYANDLKSITTRAYPTRYDALGLQIWGNGDVTVKSMQVWEIGSAYGEVVPVATKSQDTKVKWGNITNAGFETGDLTGWTVEGNAFADEMVTDAEDWGWGGPFNQAIGYGQATRHHLWAFIAPENGGLGDAATGSIKSDNFILGGDGKISFLVGGGNNIDNLYVALVRASDDTILMKATGKNTEQYSRVTWDASAYMGEELYIKVVDNFTGGFGHINVDDFHVPVDAKVITDIPTINAEVTVGGSYSLPEKVTAIMSDGTKEQVPVQWILKSVDTSKAGEFLYNGTVEGYQGEVSLYVTVKDESVNPGETEAPETPEVPETSEGPEPPEVPETAPTTLRFGGANRYETYVKVSQAGWTTSDNVVLARGDDFADALTAAPFAAQLNAPMLLTVSRELDDSVKAELQRLKAKKVYVIGGTGAISSAVVNTIEAIGIKVERIGGSDRYATALAIAEKMNNKKQVFLATGLNFADALSISSYAAAKGRPILLTRKNQMTAEVAKFIKDNNSKVYVIGGTGVISEAAVKGITGVERIEGADRYSTNLAILKRFAADFDFSNVYLATGTNYPDAICGSALAGKDSAPIILLNNSNTIDQEAYIKSILDKVIKVKVIGGEGVVSSSTVNYIIK, from the coding sequence ATGAAAGTAAAAGCAAAGAAAAGATTTATTGCATCGCTTGTTCTTAGTGCCTTTGTGTTGGGGGTAGGTGTTCCGCCAATGACTAAGATCACTGCAGCAGAAACTGGGCAGCTGAATGTTGAGGATGATGACATTAATGTAAATAGTAATTCTGTCACATTTCCGAGGACAATAGAGAATCCAGGCTTTGAAAGCGGAAATATCGATGGATGGACTGTTATAGAAGGCGATGCATTTGGTCCTGACAGCGTATGTGGCGACACTATATGGTGGAATGAAAGAATTCCATATAATCAAGAAGGCTTATACCACCTAAACGGTTGGAAGTATGCCGAAGCCAATAAAGGAAGATTACGTTCCTCAACCTTTCAGTTAGGCGGAACCGGCTGGATAACCTTCAAATTGGGTGGTGGTAAGAATAATGATTTATGTAATATCCAAGTATTTGATGCTGATACCAATGAGCTTATAGCCAAATACGGAAATAGAAAATTTGCAGATATCAATTTCCCACATATTGAACTAGGGATGAATCTTGCTAACATGGTACAATACAGAGCAGATTTATCAGCACATATCGGAAAAAATATGTATATAGAAATCGTGGATAATGCAGAAAACGATTGGGGAGTAATGTTTGCAGATGATTTCAACGTATATCACGAAACAGAACCAAGAACCGGTGCAATTGCCTTTGACATCAGTAAACCCATTACAAATGAGATAGAGAATCCAAATTTTGAAACAGGAGATTTAAGCGGATGGGATGTAAAGGGTAATGCTTTTGGCGTTTCAGATGAAGCTACCTATTGGGAAACCCGTCTCTTTAATCAAGAGGGAAGGTACCATATGTGGGGCTTTGTAAACGCTGGCGATGATGGACAAGGTGAGATGAATTCAAGCTTATTTAAGCTTGCTGGAAATGGAACTATTAACTTCCTTGTAGGTGGAGGAAATGATATTAACAACCTGTATGTAACTCTTGTCAGAGCTGACGACGATACTGAACTGCCAGGCTGCAAGACTACAGGACCAGAGGATGAGGGCTACATGAGAGTTACTTGGGATGCCTCAGCCTATATTGGAGAAATAGTTTATATCAAAATTGCAGACAAGCGTAGCGGTGGATTTGGTCATATAAATGTTGACGACTTCCATGTATTTAATGAAGATTCTGCACTGCCTGATTATATTGAAAATGCTGATTTTGAGACTGGAGATTTAACCGGATGGACAGCTACCGGGGAGGCATTTGTAAATGCAGTTACTTCTGAATCAGAAATTGAAGGAGTAAATGTAGGCAAGGAGGGTCAATATCATCTATGGCCTTCTGACAACACTATGGTTGGAGAATTGAAATCCTCAGAATTCTATTTAGCAGGAAGCGGAAAAATAAAAATGTTATTAGCCAGAAATAGCGATAGTGATAACCTTTATGTTGCTCTAGTAAAAGCTCTAGATAACACAGAACTATTGAAGCTATCAAATTCAACTGATTCCGTTGAATATAAAGAAGTTATCATGGATGCTTCACAGTATATAGGAACAAAGGTATATTTGAAAATTGTAGATAAATCTACTAATGGATTCATAAGTGCAGACGATATAAGAGCTAAAAATTTTGGTGCAACAGCTCAATGGAGCTTTGATGAGGGAAGTGGAAAAGTAGCTAAGGATACTGCTTCAAATACTGAAGATCAAATTGAATATGTGTTTAATGATGCAAAATATAAGCCAACTTCAGATCCAAAATGGAAAGAGGGAATAAAGAATAGTGCACTTCTCTTTGACGGTTATTCTACATGGATAATTAGAGAAGCTTCTAAGTTCACTAAACCGTCAAATGCTATAACTATTGAAGGCTGGGTAGCTCCAAGAACCTACGAATGGGGAGACCTGGGTCAAATGTCCATTATAGTAAATCAGCATAATAAAGGAAAAGGTGAAGGTTTTGCATTAGGAATAGGAAGACATGGTACTTGGTCTTTTCAGTTAGGAATAGATAAATCTTGGTTTGAGCTATGGGCAGATGAAGACAAGACAATAGAATTAAATAAGTGGTCATATATTACAGCTACTTATAATAGAGATACTCAAATCATGAAACTCTATCTAAATGGAGAGGTAGCTGGAGAAAGAAAGATACCATTAAAGGGCTATATAACACCATCGACAGAGCAATTAATAATTGGTAGACATAATCAAGCAGCAGTAATTAACGGAACCTTCTTTGCCAATATGTTTGACGGACTGATGGATGAAGTGAAAATTAGCTATGAACCAACTTCTGATCAAGAAGTTGCAGCTAAATACAGTGCTTATATGACTGAATTAAATAACAAACTTCCTGAACCACAGATGGAGCTTGAGAGAAGTGATTATGATGGAGATATGTACAGACCACAATATCACTTTATGCCACCAGGAAATTGGATGAATGAGCCCCATGGACCAATATATTATAATGGTAAATACCATATCTTCTATCAAGCAAATCCAAGAGGACCTTACTGGCATTATATCAACTGGGGACATGCTGTTAGTGATGATATGGTACATTGGGAAGAACAGCCAATAGCAATTATGCCACAGGCCGGTTCAGTAGCACCGGATGGAGTATGGTCAGGAAGTTCCACCTATGATAAGGATGGAAAGCCAGTACTGTTCTTTACTGCCGGTGATGACAGTAAGAGACCAAATCAAAGCACAGGAATTGCAATTGCCGATGATTACACAGATCCAAACTTAAAGAGCTGGACAATGTATCCTGAATTAGTTACAGTTCAAACAGAAAACTTACCGGGACAAAACCCAGGAGAAGTTGCTAATTTTGGAGATTTCCGTGATCCATTTGTATTTAAAGATGGAGACACTTGGTATCAGCTTGTTGGATCAGGTGTTCAGAAGGATGGAGTAAACATCAGCGGTACTGCATTAGTTTATAAGTCAAAGGATTTAATTAATTGGGAGTACATGGGCCCACTGTTTCAGATAGACCGCAGCAAGTATGTACAAACAGGAACTGTATGGGAACTTCCGGTCCTATTGCCTTTAAATGATGCTGAAGGTAATTTTAGCGGAAAGCACATATTCCTAATAAATCCAGCAAATTTTGAAACCACCGTTGAATCATTGAAATACAATGTGAAAAATGTATTTTACTGGATTGGAACTTGGAATAAGGAAACAGGAAGATTTATTGCAGACCATGAAGAACCAAGGCTCTTCGACTATGGCGAGCACTTCACCGGTCCAAGCGGTATGGTAGATGACAAGGGCAGAACAATAGTATTCAGTATCGCACAGGATACTAGGTCTGAGCAAGAGCATTTTGATGCTGGTTGGGCACATAATGCTGGTTTACCATTAGAATTGACCTATGAAGATGACACCCTTAAAATTAAACCAATTGTAGAAGAACTTAGCTCTTTAAGAGGAAATAAGCTGGTTGATTTTACAAATAAGAGTATGGCAGAAGCTAATGCATTGTTAAAGGACGTTAAGGGCGATATGCTTGAAATATACGTTGAATTGGAAGCAAAAGATGCTGATAAGTATGGTATTAAAGTAAGAAGAAGCCCTGACGGACAAGAAGAAACTCTATTATTCTATGATGCAAAGGCTAAAACTTATAACGTAGACAGAAATAAGACTACTTTAAGTCCAGATGCAAGAAAAGGCGTCAATGGCGGAAGTCTTGACCTAAACGGCGATACATTAAAGCTTCATATCTATCTTGACAGGTCAATGATTGAGGCTTATGCAAATGACCTAAAGAGCATTACCACAAGAGCTTATCCTACAAGATATGATGCCCTAGGCCTTCAAATTTGGGGAAATGGTGATGTAACGGTTAAGTCTATGCAAGTATGGGAAATAGGTTCTGCTTATGGTGAGGTTGTACCAGTAGCTACTAAGTCGCAGGATACTAAGGTAAAATGGGGCAACATAACCAATGCGGGCTTCGAAACCGGTGACTTAACAGGTTGGACTGTAGAAGGAAATGCTTTTGCTGACGAGATGGTAACAGATGCTGAAGATTGGGGATGGGGTGGACCATTCAATCAAGCAATAGGCTATGGACAAGCGACACGTCATCACTTATGGGCCTTTATTGCTCCTGAAAATGGCGGATTAGGTGATGCCGCAACGGGATCTATTAAATCCGATAACTTTATCCTCGGCGGAGATGGAAAAATAAGCTTCTTAGTTGGTGGAGGAAATAACATAGATAATTTATATGTAGCTCTTGTAAGAGCTTCAGATGACACTATATTAATGAAAGCTACTGGAAAAAATACAGAACAGTACTCAAGGGTAACTTGGGATGCATCAGCATATATGGGAGAAGAACTATATATCAAGGTTGTTGACAATTTCACCGGTGGATTTGGCCACATAAATGTGGATGATTTCCATGTACCTGTGGATGCAAAAGTCATAACAGATATTCCTACTATTAATGCTGAAGTTACTGTGGGGGGAAGCTATTCCTTACCGGAAAAGGTTACAGCTATAATGAGTGATGGCACCAAGGAGCAGGTACCTGTACAATGGATTTTAAAGTCAGTGGATACTTCAAAGGCAGGAGAGTTCCTATATAATGGTACTGTTGAAGGATATCAGGGAGAAGTTAGTCTTTATGTTACGGTAAAAGATGAAAGTGTAAATCCCGGAGAAACAGAAGCGCCTGAGACCCCTGAAGTACCTGAAACCTCTGAAGGACCTGAGCCTCCTGAAGTGCCTGAAACCGCACCAACTACATTGAGATTTGGAGGAGCAAACAGGTATGAGACTTATGTTAAGGTTTCACAAGCGGGATGGACTACCTCTGACAATGTTGTACTTGCAAGAGGCGATGATTTTGCTGATGCATTAACTGCAGCACCTTTTGCAGCACAGTTAAATGCACCAATGCTTCTTACTGTAAGCAGGGAACTTGATGACAGTGTAAAAGCAGAATTACAGAGACTCAAAGCTAAGAAGGTATACGTAATTGGCGGTACTGGAGCTATTTCTTCAGCAGTAGTAAATACTATTGAAGCTATAGGAATAAAGGTAGAAAGAATCGGTGGTAGCGATAGATATGCTACAGCTTTAGCAATAGCTGAAAAGATGAATAACAAGAAGCAGGTATTTTTAGCTACAGGATTAAACTTTGCCGATGCGCTTTCAATTTCTTCTTATGCAGCAGCAAAGGGCAGACCAATACTTCTTACTAGAAAGAACCAAATGACTGCAGAGGTTGCTAAATTTATAAAGGACAACAACAGCAAGGTTTATGTGATTGGGGGCACTGGAGTAATATCCGAAGCAGCAGTTAAAGGTATCACTGGAGTAGAGAGAATAGAGGGAGCAGATAGATATTCAACAAACTTAGCTATACTAAAGAGGTTTGCAGCAGACTTTGACTTCTCTAATGTTTATCTTGCAACAGGAACTAACTATCCTGATGCAATCTGCGGATCAGCCTTAGCTGGTAAAGATAGTGCACCAATAATACTTTTAAACAACAGCAATACAATTGATCAGGAAGCTTATATTAAGTCTATACTTGATAAGGTTATTAAGGTGAAAGTTATTGGAGGAGAAGGTGTAGTTTCCTCAAGTACTGTAAATTATATCATAAAATAA